One genomic region from Streptosporangiales bacterium encodes:
- a CDS encoding cupin, which produces MAKPEHEFFDVGTIGFTPCAGDAGGLTERILADDPDTGVATRMLRLDPGCDTSPNGVQEHDFWEEVYILEGSMTDLRLDETFRAGTYACRPPGMPHGPWQSDDGCLTFEVRYRA; this is translated from the coding sequence ATGGCCAAGCCAGAGCACGAGTTCTTCGACGTCGGCACCATCGGCTTCACCCCGTGCGCCGGCGACGCCGGCGGGCTCACCGAGCGCATCCTCGCCGACGATCCCGACACCGGCGTGGCGACGCGGATGCTCCGCCTCGACCCCGGTTGCGACACGAGCCCGAACGGTGTGCAGGAGCACGACTTCTGGGAGGAGGTGTACATCCTGGAGGGGTCGATGACCGACCTCAGGCTCGACGAGACGTTCCGGGCGGGGACGTACGCCTGCCGACCGCCCGGTATGCCGCACGGTCCCTGGCAGAGCGACGACGGGTGCCTCACCTTCGAGGTGCGCTACCGGGCGTAA
- a CDS encoding flavin reductase, translating into MSHEERPALDPVELRRTMGRFATGVAVVTTIADGQAHGMTVNSLTSVSLDPPLLLVSLMPEARTTEAIRAAGRFAVSVVAARQESIARRFAKTGEDHFAGLPLEYGNHEVPVVPDSLAHLECVTEQEIPAGDHVLVLGRVVATCARDGHPLAFYAGSFGEFTAGGQAPADWFF; encoded by the coding sequence ATGAGTCACGAGGAACGCCCGGCGCTCGATCCCGTGGAGCTGCGGCGCACGATGGGACGGTTCGCCACCGGCGTCGCCGTCGTCACCACGATCGCCGACGGCCAGGCACACGGCATGACGGTCAACTCGCTCACGTCCGTGTCGCTCGACCCGCCGCTGCTGCTCGTCAGCCTGATGCCCGAGGCCCGCACGACCGAGGCCATCCGTGCCGCCGGCCGGTTCGCGGTGTCCGTCGTCGCGGCTCGCCAGGAGAGCATCGCCCGCCGCTTCGCCAAGACCGGCGAGGACCACTTCGCCGGACTGCCGCTGGAGTACGGCAACCACGAGGTGCCCGTCGTCCCCGACTCCCTCGCGCACCTCGAGTGCGTCACGGAGCAGGAGATCCCGGCGGGCGACCACGTCCTCGTGCTCGGCCGCGTCGTCGCGACGTGCGCCAGGGACGGTCATCCGCTGGCGTTCTACGCGGGGAGCTTCGGCGAGTTCACCGCCGGCGGCCAGGCCCCCGCCGACTGGTTCTTCTGA